From Onychostoma macrolepis isolate SWU-2019 chromosome 19, ASM1243209v1, whole genome shotgun sequence, a single genomic window includes:
- the c19h6orf136 gene encoding uncharacterized protein C6orf136 homolog: MAVCRGGVSLWVGCVRNHGGRQPMTKQCWKLCQTTEFHLNDNCRTLSSASWALAPPNSLRYLSIKQPSLSHPFHHACQPNRAASLEEEEWEEAISLPVLLKPGETDEQHTVVEVPFLVPAKLSELLALGPNRPFDLLFPLTTVDGSREDDISITRKVGTEENQLPERGSFRSLFETEGCPAPFTLGSRFFCFHCPGMESVSEIADKAGKGQDEQSFYPALNVTHYSHAETERVDKGSSQRDMENEEKLALMHEKLRVELPRFFVKNHDYSIYSEDVEFINGLLNTKTRGRVVYQLTLTLWRLMCLWYYAEARLEVLKLTKHPEDGSIKARWRVKGLPFHSVLVFFYKKDKSHLYRTYDAFSTFYVGSDGRIHRHKVEKVMEARPPLLPKVTSMLAGALVALGIQEHRPALNLLPLLLSSLRQPRA; this comes from the exons ATGGCTGTGTGCAGAGGGGGTGTCTCTCTTTGGGTGGGGTGTGTCAGGAACCATGGTGGCAGGCAACCGATGACGAAACAGTGCTGGAAGTTATGTCAG ACAACCGAATTTCACTTGAATGACAACTGTAGGACCCTGAGCAGTGCATCATGGGCCTTGGCTCCTCCGAACAGTCTGCGCTACCTGTCTATTAAACAGCCATCCCTGTCCCATCCCTTCCACCACGCATGCCAGCCGAACCGTGCAGCCAGCCTAGAGGAGGAGGAATGGGAGGAGGCCATCAGTTTGCCTGTCCTGCTCAAACCTGGAGAGACCGATGAGCAGCACACCGTGGTGGAAGTGCCCTTCCTCGTGCCGGCCAAACTAAGCGAGCTCCTTGCTTTGGGACCCAACAGACCCTTTGACTTGCTTTTTCCTTTAACCACTGTTGATGGGAGCAGAGAGGATGATATTAGCATTACCAGAAAGGTAGGGACTGAGGAAAACCAGCTGCCGGAGAGAGGCTCCTTCAGGAGTCTGTTTGAGACCGAGGGATGCCCTGCACCTTTTACGTTGGGATCTCGCTTCTTTTGCTTTCACTGCCCCGGGATGGAGTCTGTTTCGGAGATTGCGGATAAAGCAGGAAAGGGACAGGATGAGCAGAGCTTCTATCCGGCCCTCAATGTCACACATTACAGCCATGCTGAGACTGAGAGAGTGGACAAGGGCTCCAGCCAGAGAGACATGGAGAATGAGGAGAAGCTGGCCCTGATGCATGAAAAGCTGAGGGTGGAG CTTCCCAGATTCTTTGTGAAAAATCATGACTACAGCATTTACTCTGAAGATGTTGAGTTTATCAATGGTCTTCTGAACACCAAAACAAG GGGCCGTGTAGTGTACCAGCTGACTCTGACACTATGGCGATTGATGTGTCTGTGGTACTATGCGGAGGCTCGGCTGGAAGTGCTGAAGCTGACCAAGCATCCAGAAGATGGCTCCATCAAAGCTCGCTGGAGAGTCAAAGGCCTGCCCTTCCACTCCGTTCTGGTCTTCTTCTACAAGAAAGACAAGAGCCACCTCTACAG aACATATGATGCATTCTCCACCTTCTATGTTGGCTCTGATGGACGAATACACCGGCATAAAGTTGAAAAG GTTATGGAGGCTCGTCCTCCCTTGCTGCCCAAAGTGACCTCAATGCTGGCCGGGGCTCTGGTGGCACTGGGCATTCAGGAGCACCGGCCCGCCCTCAACCTGCTCCCACTCCTGCTGTCTTCCCTCCGACAGCCCCGAGCCTGA